From the genome of Pantoea alfalfae, one region includes:
- a CDS encoding SDR family NAD(P)-dependent oxidoreductase: MSITCRQALVIGGSTGIGRAIAESWLQAGLEVTVLSRNPPSNPGKIRWMSVDLLDHKAVQAALAEVATGPLQAVCYSAVYYGDRRSLFSETNFTEWRQQLEVNLNGLWLTLQATLPSLRQSSPGLFLNVSSEVVYNGGPGRSGYAATKAACASLIDSMSQEEDPAKVRFISVLPEGMVDSAGIRRRRPSDFDYSNYMRSDSFNQIAVELLTNPDDFINGESLIVQANGQWQPVRETEPASQSDRSRL; encoded by the coding sequence ATGTCTATAACATGCCGTCAGGCTTTAGTTATTGGTGGTTCAACAGGGATCGGCAGAGCGATAGCCGAATCCTGGTTGCAGGCCGGACTTGAGGTAACCGTCCTCAGTCGAAACCCGCCTTCGAATCCGGGCAAAATTCGCTGGATGTCAGTCGATCTTTTGGACCATAAGGCGGTGCAGGCCGCGCTGGCTGAAGTTGCTACCGGTCCTTTGCAGGCCGTCTGTTATTCGGCTGTCTACTATGGTGATCGTCGCTCTCTGTTCTCAGAGACCAACTTTACCGAATGGCGTCAGCAACTTGAGGTCAATTTAAACGGGTTATGGCTGACGCTGCAGGCAACGTTACCTTCGCTACGCCAATCGTCGCCAGGCCTGTTTCTGAATGTCTCATCTGAGGTGGTTTATAACGGCGGGCCAGGGCGTTCAGGTTACGCCGCAACGAAAGCGGCGTGTGCGTCATTGATTGACTCTATGAGCCAGGAAGAAGACCCAGCAAAAGTCCGATTTATTTCTGTGCTTCCGGAAGGAATGGTTGATTCTGCGGGTATCCGTCGCCGCCGGCCATCTGATTTTGATTACTCAAATTACATGAGATCAGATAGTTTCAACCAAATCGCAGTGGAACTCCTCACAAATCCGGATGATTTCATTAATGGTGAGAGCTTAATCGTTCAGGCCAATGGTCAGTGGCAACCTGTCCGGGAAACGGAGCCAGCATCTCAGAGCGATCGGAGCAGACTGTGA
- a CDS encoding sugar phosphate isomerase/epimerase family protein, translating into MTLKNIGLADWRLSVSGRDAICLAADLGVKGVQLDLGGPGRAPWLDNPQRLKAISHALDETQVHLLAVSANVLNDIGLCAESGSAASRDVRNIISRAIDTAEKLGAGLVFFPSFRRSEITNQTELVRTAEVLTWACYQAQQRGLLVATENVLNPDNLLKLIRMVNSANFRVVLDTGNPLKAGQSPLGVIKVAANVIAPQIHIKSVDESAPLTCSDQIILDVINALDNEGSDVSTLVLENDYRDGDISRLKNDLTWLRKYTVRLPVTENNCGRSGMMQR; encoded by the coding sequence GTGACGCTGAAGAACATAGGTCTGGCAGACTGGCGACTGTCTGTGAGTGGACGGGATGCTATTTGCCTGGCTGCTGATCTTGGCGTTAAAGGGGTTCAGCTGGATCTGGGTGGGCCGGGCAGGGCGCCATGGCTGGACAATCCGCAAAGATTGAAAGCCATAAGTCATGCGCTTGATGAAACCCAGGTACATCTGCTGGCTGTGTCAGCAAATGTACTCAATGATATTGGTTTGTGTGCTGAATCAGGCAGTGCAGCTTCGCGGGATGTCAGAAATATTATCTCAAGAGCTATTGATACGGCAGAAAAATTAGGGGCAGGCCTGGTCTTTTTTCCCAGCTTTCGGCGCAGTGAAATCACTAATCAGACTGAATTAGTCAGAACGGCAGAGGTATTAACGTGGGCGTGTTATCAGGCACAACAACGGGGTCTTTTAGTGGCAACAGAAAATGTGCTTAACCCTGACAATCTGCTGAAACTTATTCGAATGGTAAATTCAGCTAATTTTCGCGTGGTACTTGATACAGGCAACCCGTTGAAAGCAGGCCAGTCCCCTCTGGGTGTAATCAAAGTGGCTGCAAATGTAATTGCACCGCAAATACATATTAAGTCTGTGGATGAGAGTGCGCCACTGACGTGCAGCGATCAGATTATCCTTGATGTTATTAACGCGCTTGATAATGAAGGAAGTGATGTCAGTACGTTAGTTCTGGAAAATGATTATCGCGATGGGGATATTTCACGACTTAAGAATGATCTCACCTGGTTGAGAAAGTATACGGTAAGACTACCAGTCACCGAAAACAATTGCGGGCGTTCTGGCATGATGCAGCGGTAG
- a CDS encoding MFS transporter gives MPITLFALMLGVFCLGTAEIIISGLLPVVSSDLAVTLPEAGLLVTGYALGVTIIGPFVTLLTSRVPRKTLVVGLMVPFIIGNVWAVLASDYQMLMAARILTSVSHGTFVAVAFSLAVTLSPPGKQGSAMAKIALGFNLANALGGPLGTFIGQNLGWRATFVAIAIVAVISMALIAVFMPAKLPQVEQSEPGAMRRELSALGNPTLIFAVITTVLAQGAVFTASTYIVPLLMDVSHFSPSAISALLVVFGIGAIMGNFAGGKLADKNVMRGVTTVLSSLVIVLVIFWMTSVVPVLSAITLFLFGAIGFSIIPSLQARIQSLAVAAPTLALSVNVSAFNLGNGLGAWMGGTVLDFGFGIRAVPLAAAMLAAASLVITLFAWRLSRKSLSPALES, from the coding sequence ATGCCTATCACGCTATTTGCGCTGATGTTAGGAGTCTTTTGTCTGGGTACGGCTGAAATTATTATTTCAGGGCTGTTACCTGTGGTGTCATCCGATCTGGCGGTTACGCTGCCGGAAGCCGGACTGCTGGTTACGGGTTATGCATTAGGCGTAACGATAATTGGCCCGTTTGTTACACTCCTTACTTCCCGTGTCCCTCGTAAGACACTGGTTGTAGGCTTAATGGTTCCATTTATCATTGGCAATGTATGGGCGGTACTGGCATCTGATTATCAGATGCTTATGGCGGCTCGTATTCTCACGTCAGTAAGTCACGGGACATTTGTGGCTGTGGCCTTCAGCCTCGCCGTTACGCTGTCCCCCCCGGGTAAACAGGGCTCTGCCATGGCTAAAATTGCGCTTGGCTTTAATCTTGCCAATGCACTGGGCGGTCCTTTAGGCACGTTCATTGGCCAGAACCTGGGCTGGCGTGCGACATTTGTCGCTATCGCAATTGTTGCGGTGATTTCAATGGCATTGATTGCAGTATTTATGCCAGCAAAATTACCTCAGGTTGAACAGTCTGAACCCGGTGCAATGCGTCGTGAATTAAGCGCACTGGGCAATCCGACGCTTATCTTTGCGGTGATTACAACGGTATTGGCACAGGGAGCCGTGTTTACCGCATCGACATACATCGTGCCACTGTTAATGGACGTCAGCCATTTCTCACCTTCTGCCATCTCTGCGCTTCTCGTCGTGTTCGGAATCGGTGCCATCATGGGTAACTTCGCGGGCGGCAAACTGGCGGATAAAAACGTAATGCGCGGGGTGACAACAGTATTAAGCAGCCTGGTTATTGTGCTGGTTATTTTCTGGATGACTAGCGTGGTGCCGGTGCTTTCAGCCATCACTCTTTTCCTGTTTGGTGCAATTGGATTTTCAATTATTCCTTCCCTTCAGGCGCGCATTCAGTCACTGGCGGTTGCTGCGCCGACACTCGCGCTGTCAGTCAATGTCTCAGCCTTTAATCTCGGTAACGGCTTAGGTGCATGGATGGGAGGGACTGTACTTGATTTCGGCTTCGGTATTCGCGCCGTGCCTCTGGCTGCGGCCATGCTTGCGGCAGCCAGTCTGGTTATTACTTTATTTGCATGGCGTCTCAGTCGTAAGTCCCTTTCGCCGGCGCTGGAATCGTAA
- a CDS encoding MDR/zinc-dependent alcohol dehydrogenase-like family protein, with protein MSYLPASYKTAELANGIVRGVTKKFPRHTLSESSVVIRPDYIGICRADIKEIIGSRDIPSDRGPLFGHELVGTVVFGGTSSGFQEGELVTFNPNITPDRTTGFAEYVFVNGSAEQLDQAVIRVPQQDIINNIWMPEPMACIVHATQKLLALTEAADLQGKKVGIIAAGCSGTMFAMYAKYLGASVVVFNRGKMRRDFARERKLLHSDEVLALDDVPRHAGEFDIVMVVSTIVSQDILAMAAELTAINGSMLIYGGTREGDKFLTTGVEIDIVRRKERIQETEYQGKKLRICGAYGCYKEDYEESFRLHADYPQQFPLENLVSTVIEFDEFADFVMGIATGEHDYPGKVVIRTNAE; from the coding sequence ATGTCTTATTTGCCTGCGTCGTATAAAACAGCTGAGCTTGCCAATGGCATCGTCAGAGGCGTCACTAAAAAATTTCCACGACATACCCTAAGTGAAAGTAGTGTAGTAATACGGCCGGACTATATAGGGATTTGTCGTGCAGACATTAAAGAGATCATCGGTTCGCGAGATATTCCCTCAGATAGGGGGCCTCTATTTGGTCATGAGCTGGTGGGCACGGTGGTATTTGGCGGGACGAGTAGCGGCTTTCAGGAAGGGGAGTTAGTAACGTTCAACCCCAATATCACGCCAGATCGAACCACCGGTTTTGCAGAGTACGTTTTTGTTAATGGCTCGGCAGAGCAACTGGATCAGGCGGTTATCAGGGTTCCTCAGCAGGATATTATCAATAACATCTGGATGCCGGAGCCTATGGCATGTATTGTCCATGCAACTCAGAAATTGTTAGCGCTCACTGAGGCAGCCGATTTACAGGGTAAAAAGGTCGGTATAATCGCGGCAGGTTGTTCCGGAACCATGTTTGCAATGTATGCGAAATATCTGGGTGCGTCAGTTGTTGTTTTTAACCGGGGAAAAATGAGACGTGATTTCGCCCGTGAAAGAAAATTGCTGCATTCGGATGAAGTTTTAGCACTTGATGATGTGCCGAGGCATGCAGGTGAATTTGATATTGTCATGGTTGTCTCTACTATTGTTTCACAAGATATATTAGCAATGGCGGCTGAGCTTACCGCCATTAATGGTTCCATGCTGATCTATGGAGGAACGCGTGAGGGTGATAAATTCCTGACTACCGGAGTTGAAATAGATATTGTCCGAAGAAAAGAGCGCATCCAGGAAACAGAGTATCAGGGGAAAAAATTACGGATTTGTGGCGCATACGGTTGTTATAAAGAAGATTATGAAGAAAGTTTTCGCCTTCATGCAGATTATCCACAGCAATTCCCATTAGAAAACCTGGTTTCCACTGTTATTGAGTTTGATGAGTTCGCTGATTTCGTGATGGGCATAGCGACGGGAGAACATGATTATCCGGGCAAAGTCGTGATAAGGACGAACGCTGAATAA
- a CDS encoding SDR family NAD(P)-dependent oxidoreductase — protein sequence MSKSGTALITGASSGIGATYAKRLAARGYDLILVARDQARLTTLADTLAKLHAVQVTVMKADLTQEQDLQRVESELANNAQITLLLNNAGMNVEGEFLEADITRINSMLALNILAPTRLAQAAGRAFKARGHGIIINIASVLSLVHEMFNGAYNATKSYVLTLTRAMQRELAESGVQVQAVLPGATRTEIFDRAGQSINEIPAEMLMDVDEMVDAALAGLDSKETVTIPALEDLQMWHDYDRARGAMVPHLSRDKSASRYRQK from the coding sequence ATGTCAAAATCAGGCACAGCATTAATCACCGGCGCATCCAGCGGTATCGGCGCGACTTATGCAAAACGACTGGCAGCACGCGGTTATGATCTGATCCTGGTCGCCCGGGATCAGGCGCGACTCACCACCCTGGCGGACACACTGGCAAAGCTGCACGCTGTTCAGGTAACCGTGATGAAGGCTGACTTAACGCAGGAGCAGGACCTGCAGCGTGTGGAGTCGGAGCTCGCGAACAACGCACAGATTACGCTGCTGCTGAACAACGCGGGCATGAACGTTGAGGGTGAGTTTCTGGAGGCGGACATCACACGCATTAACAGCATGCTGGCGTTAAATATTCTGGCCCCAACCCGTCTGGCACAGGCGGCTGGCCGGGCATTCAAAGCACGCGGTCACGGCATCATTATCAATATCGCGTCGGTGCTGTCGCTGGTGCACGAGATGTTCAATGGTGCCTACAACGCCACCAAGTCTTACGTGCTGACACTGACGCGTGCGATGCAGCGCGAACTCGCAGAGAGCGGCGTGCAGGTACAGGCGGTGTTACCCGGTGCGACCCGTACGGAGATTTTCGACCGCGCAGGCCAATCTATCAATGAAATCCCGGCTGAAATGCTGATGGACGTTGATGAGATGGTGGACGCCGCGCTTGCCGGACTCGACAGCAAGGAGACGGTAACTATTCCGGCGCTGGAAGATCTGCAGATGTGGCACGATTACGATCGGGCGCGTGGTGCAATGGTTCCTCACCTTTCACGGGACAAATCGGCATCCCGCTATCGTCAGAAGTGA
- a CDS encoding TetR/AcrR family transcriptional regulator gives MEKQSSKAQTRQRILDEAARVMRETGTEGIGVAALMKRVGLTHGGFYAHFASREELVEEVLKHMFAEADTFKPAESVTQPAQQVADFIDSYLSEAHRNAPAQGCPMAALVSEVAHLPQPTRQIFAQGFITMHVSLTQLLSELGWTEADTLASSMMAEMIGALALARACPDAEQASLLLQRSRTALKQRTLEVTA, from the coding sequence ATGGAGAAGCAGAGCAGCAAAGCACAGACGCGGCAGCGTATCCTTGATGAGGCGGCGCGTGTGATGCGTGAAACCGGCACCGAAGGAATCGGTGTAGCGGCGCTGATGAAGCGGGTAGGGCTGACACACGGCGGTTTTTATGCACATTTTGCGTCACGTGAGGAGCTGGTTGAGGAGGTGCTAAAGCATATGTTCGCTGAAGCCGATACCTTTAAGCCCGCTGAGTCCGTGACCCAGCCAGCGCAGCAGGTAGCAGACTTTATTGATAGCTATCTATCCGAGGCGCATCGTAATGCACCGGCGCAGGGCTGTCCGATGGCAGCGCTGGTGAGCGAAGTGGCGCATCTTCCCCAACCGACGCGACAGATCTTCGCTCAGGGCTTCATTACGATGCATGTCAGCCTGACGCAGTTGCTGAGTGAGCTGGGGTGGACGGAAGCGGATACGCTTGCTTCAAGCATGATGGCAGAGATGATTGGCGCGCTTGCGCTGGCGCGAGCCTGTCCGGATGCGGAGCAGGCCAGCCTGCTGCTGCAACGCAGTCGCACAGCGCTGAAGCAGCGCACGCTGGAGGTCACCGCATGA
- the mug gene encoding G/U mismatch-specific DNA glycosylase: MSEHAIRDIISSGLDVLFCGINPGQSTAHQGFHFAHPGNRFWKVIHLAGFTREQLKPEEEQRLEETGCGITMLVERPTVQANELAPDELRDGGKRLMEKVLNYQPAALAILGKDAFRRAFKQSKVEWGKQPICMGKTQVWVLPNPSGLNRASLDEMVEAYRQLWLELHPESS; the protein is encoded by the coding sequence ATGAGTGAACACGCTATCCGCGACATCATCAGTTCCGGTCTGGATGTACTGTTCTGCGGCATTAACCCAGGCCAGTCAACGGCCCATCAGGGGTTCCACTTTGCACATCCCGGTAATCGCTTCTGGAAGGTGATCCATCTGGCGGGATTCACCCGGGAACAGCTGAAACCCGAAGAGGAGCAGCGCCTGGAGGAAACCGGCTGCGGCATCACGATGCTGGTCGAGCGGCCCACGGTGCAGGCGAATGAGTTAGCGCCTGATGAGCTGCGGGACGGCGGCAAGCGGCTGATGGAAAAGGTGCTGAATTATCAGCCCGCCGCGCTGGCGATTCTGGGTAAAGATGCGTTTCGTCGTGCCTTTAAGCAGAGCAAAGTCGAATGGGGGAAACAGCCGATCTGTATGGGGAAAACGCAGGTGTGGGTGTTGCCGAATCCCAGTGGTCTGAATCGCGCATCACTGGACGAAATGGTTGAGGCGTATCGTCAGCTCTGGCTGGAACTGCATCCGGAGAGCAGCTGA
- the rpoD gene encoding RNA polymerase sigma factor RpoD, giving the protein MEQNPQSQLKLLVTRGKEQGYLTYAEVNDHLPEDIVDSDQIEDIIQMINDMGIQVVEEAPDADDLMLNENSSDTDEDAAEAAAQVLSSVESEIGRTTDPVRMYMREMGTVELLTREGEIDIAKRIEDGINQVQCSVAEYPEAITYLLDQYDKVEAGESRLSDLITGFVDPNAEEDLAPTATHVGSELSEADRNDDDEEDEEDDDSSDDDNSIDPELAREKFSDLRKQYETTRDVIKSKGRSHAAAVAEIQNLSDVFKQFRLVPKQFDYLVGSMRTMMERVRTQERLIMKLCIELCKMPKKNFITLFTGNETNESWFKAALAMNKPWSEKLLEVQDDVMRSLQKLAQVEEETGLTIEQVKDINRRMSIGEAKARRAKKEMVEANLRLVISIAKKYTNRGLQFLDLIQEGNIGLMKAVDKFEYRRGYKFSTYATWWIRQAITRSIADQARTIRIPVHMIETINKLNRISRQMLQEMGREPTPEELAERMLMPEDKIRKVLKIAKEPISMETPIGDDEDSHLGDFIEDTTLELPLDSATSESLRSATHDVLAGLTAREAKVLRMRFGIDMNTDHTLEEVGKQFDVTRERIRQIEAKALRKLRHPSRSEVLRSFLDD; this is encoded by the coding sequence ATGGAGCAAAACCCGCAGTCACAGCTCAAGCTTCTTGTCACCCGTGGTAAGGAGCAAGGCTATCTGACCTATGCTGAGGTCAATGACCATCTGCCGGAAGATATCGTCGACTCAGATCAGATCGAAGACATCATCCAGATGATTAACGACATGGGTATTCAGGTGGTTGAAGAAGCCCCGGATGCTGACGATCTGATGCTGAATGAAAACAGCTCCGATACTGACGAAGATGCCGCGGAAGCTGCCGCTCAGGTGTTATCCAGCGTTGAATCTGAAATCGGGCGCACCACTGACCCGGTTCGCATGTATATGCGTGAAATGGGTACCGTTGAACTGCTGACGCGCGAAGGCGAAATCGACATCGCCAAGCGTATTGAAGACGGTATCAACCAGGTTCAGTGTTCCGTAGCCGAATACCCTGAAGCGATTACTTATCTTCTGGACCAGTACGACAAAGTTGAAGCAGGTGAATCACGCCTCTCCGATCTGATCACGGGTTTCGTCGATCCTAACGCAGAAGAAGATCTGGCCCCGACGGCAACGCACGTGGGCTCCGAACTTTCTGAAGCCGATCGTAACGACGACGATGAAGAAGATGAAGAGGATGATGACAGCTCCGACGACGATAATTCTATCGACCCGGAACTGGCACGCGAGAAGTTTTCTGACCTGCGTAAGCAGTATGAAACCACCCGCGACGTGATTAAAAGCAAAGGTCGCAGTCATGCTGCTGCCGTTGCCGAAATCCAGAACCTTTCCGACGTCTTCAAGCAGTTCCGCCTGGTACCGAAGCAGTTCGATTACCTGGTAGGCAGCATGCGCACCATGATGGAACGTGTCCGTACCCAGGAACGTCTGATCATGAAGCTCTGTATTGAGCTGTGCAAAATGCCGAAGAAAAACTTCATCACGCTGTTTACCGGCAACGAAACCAATGAAAGCTGGTTCAAAGCCGCACTGGCAATGAACAAGCCATGGTCTGAGAAGCTGCTGGAAGTGCAGGATGACGTAATGCGTTCCCTGCAGAAACTGGCACAGGTTGAAGAAGAGACCGGCCTGACTATTGAACAGGTTAAAGATATTAACCGTCGCATGTCGATCGGTGAAGCTAAAGCCCGTCGCGCCAAGAAAGAGATGGTGGAAGCGAACCTGCGTCTGGTTATTTCGATTGCCAAGAAATACACCAACCGCGGTCTGCAGTTCCTCGACCTGATTCAGGAAGGTAATATCGGCCTGATGAAAGCGGTAGATAAGTTTGAATATCGCCGTGGTTACAAGTTCTCGACCTATGCGACCTGGTGGATCCGTCAGGCTATCACCCGCTCTATCGCTGACCAGGCACGTACCATCCGTATTCCGGTGCATATGATTGAGACCATCAACAAGCTCAACCGTATTTCGCGCCAGATGCTGCAGGAGATGGGCCGCGAACCAACGCCGGAAGAGCTGGCTGAGCGTATGCTGATGCCGGAAGATAAAATCCGCAAAGTGCTGAAAATCGCTAAAGAGCCGATCTCGATGGAGACGCCGATTGGTGATGATGAAGATTCACATCTGGGCGATTTTATCGAAGACACCACGCTGGAGCTGCCGCTGGATTCTGCTACCTCAGAGAGCCTGCGTTCTGCCACCCACGATGTGCTGGCTGGCCTGACCGCGCGTGAAGCGAAAGTACTGCGCATGCGTTTCGGTATCGATATGAATACGGACCATACGCTGGAAGAAGTGGGCAAACAGTTTGACGTTACGCGTGAGCGTATTCGTCAGATTGAAGCGAAAGCCCTGCGTAAACTGCGCCATCCGAGCCGTTCGGAAGTGCTGCGTAGCTTCCTCGACGATTAA
- the dnaG gene encoding DNA primase, with amino-acid sequence MAGRIPRVFINDLLARTDIVDLIDARVKLKKQGKNFHACCPFHNEKTPSFTVNGEKQFYHCFGCGAHGNAIDFLMNFDRLEFVESIEELATSHGLDVPYEAGSGPSQMERHQRQSLYQLMENLNGFYQQGLQQSSAQPARDYLDRRGLSADIINNFAIGYAPAGWDNVLKRFGKQSEDRESLMEAGMLVSNDKGRTYDRFRDRVMFPIRDKRGRVIGFGGRVLGNDTPKYLNSPETPIFHKGRQLYGLYEAVKNHPEPARLLVVEGYMDVVALAQYGIDYAVASLGTSTTAEHIQLLFRSTDTVICCYDGDRAGREAAWRALETALPYMNDGRQLRFMFLPEGEDPDTLVRKEGKAAFEARMEQAMPLSSFLFDSLLPQVDLSSRDGKARLSTLALPLITQIPGETLRIYMRQELGNKLGILDDNQLEKLMPKLAASGTAPVAPPLKRTTMRVLIALLIQNPQLATLVPSLDGLSESKMPGLPLFIELVGRCTENPGLTTGQLLELYRGTNFSQTLETLAIWNHMIVDEEAEAVFQDSLASIYDSALEERLEFLIARERTQGLSADERRELWTLSQAFARK; translated from the coding sequence ATGGCTGGACGAATTCCACGCGTATTTATCAACGATTTACTTGCCCGCACGGATATCGTGGATCTTATCGATGCCCGCGTTAAGCTGAAAAAGCAGGGTAAGAATTTCCATGCGTGCTGTCCTTTCCATAATGAAAAAACGCCCTCTTTCACCGTAAACGGCGAAAAGCAGTTCTATCACTGTTTCGGCTGTGGTGCACACGGCAACGCTATCGACTTTTTAATGAACTTTGATCGTCTGGAGTTTGTTGAAAGTATTGAAGAGTTAGCCACTTCCCACGGTTTAGACGTGCCTTACGAAGCAGGCAGCGGGCCCAGCCAGATGGAACGCCATCAGCGCCAGAGCCTGTATCAGCTGATGGAGAACCTGAACGGTTTTTATCAGCAGGGTCTGCAGCAATCCAGTGCGCAGCCAGCACGCGACTATCTTGATCGTCGTGGTCTGAGCGCCGACATCATCAATAATTTCGCCATAGGTTACGCGCCAGCCGGCTGGGATAATGTTCTCAAGCGTTTTGGTAAGCAATCGGAAGACCGCGAATCGTTGATGGAGGCGGGCATGCTGGTCAGCAATGACAAAGGCCGTACCTATGACCGGTTTCGCGACCGCGTCATGTTTCCGATCCGCGATAAACGTGGACGCGTCATCGGTTTTGGTGGCCGCGTACTGGGTAACGATACGCCGAAGTATCTGAACTCACCGGAAACCCCTATTTTCCATAAAGGCCGCCAGCTCTATGGCCTGTATGAAGCAGTTAAGAACCATCCTGAACCCGCCCGCCTGTTAGTGGTCGAGGGATACATGGACGTGGTTGCGCTGGCGCAGTACGGGATCGATTATGCCGTCGCGTCCTTAGGCACCTCAACCACGGCTGAACACATTCAGTTGCTGTTTCGCAGTACCGACACCGTGATCTGCTGTTACGACGGCGACAGGGCGGGTCGTGAAGCGGCATGGCGTGCGCTTGAGACCGCATTGCCTTACATGAATGATGGTCGTCAGCTACGCTTTATGTTTTTACCTGAGGGTGAAGACCCGGATACGCTGGTACGCAAAGAGGGTAAAGCCGCCTTCGAAGCGAGGATGGAGCAGGCCATGCCGCTCTCTTCGTTTTTGTTTGATAGCCTGCTGCCGCAGGTAGATCTGAGCTCACGCGACGGAAAAGCGCGTCTGAGCACGCTGGCTTTACCGCTGATTACCCAGATCCCCGGTGAGACCTTGCGTATTTATATGCGTCAGGAGTTGGGGAACAAACTGGGTATTCTTGACGACAATCAACTTGAAAAGCTGATGCCGAAGCTGGCTGCAAGTGGAACGGCGCCAGTTGCGCCACCGCTGAAACGGACCACCATGCGTGTGCTGATCGCCTTGCTGATTCAGAACCCGCAGCTGGCTACCCTGGTACCTTCGCTTGATGGGCTGTCTGAGTCAAAAATGCCGGGTTTACCGCTATTTATTGAGTTAGTGGGTCGTTGCACTGAGAATCCTGGATTGACCACCGGACAGCTACTAGAGTTATATCGCGGAACAAATTTTAGTCAGACGCTTGAAACGCTGGCGATCTGGAACCACATGATAGTAGATGAAGAAGCCGAAGCGGTATTTCAGGACTCGCTGGCCAGCATCTACGATTCTGCTCTTGAAGAGCGTTTGGAATTTTTGATTGCGCGTGAGCGCACCCAGGGACTGAGCGCCGATGAGCGCCGTGAACTCTGGACACTCAGTCAGGCTTTTGCCAGGAAATAA
- the rpsU gene encoding 30S ribosomal protein S21: MPVIKVRENEPFDVALRRFKRSCEKAGVLAEVRRREFYEKPTTERKRAKASAVKRHAKKLARENARRTRLY; encoded by the coding sequence ATGCCGGTAATTAAAGTACGTGAAAACGAGCCATTTGACGTAGCACTGCGTCGCTTCAAGCGTTCATGCGAGAAAGCAGGCGTTCTGGCTGAAGTTCGTCGTCGTGAGTTCTATGAAAAACCGACTACCGAACGTAAGCGCGCTAAAGCGTCAGCAGTTAAGCGTCATGCCAAGAAACTGGCTCGCGAAAACGCACGCCGCACTCGTCTGTACTAA
- the tsaD gene encoding tRNA (adenosine(37)-N6)-threonylcarbamoyltransferase complex transferase subunit TsaD, which translates to MRILGIETSCDETGIAIYDDEAGLLANQLYSQVKLHADYGGVVPELASRDHVRKTVPLIQAALKEAGLEPQQIDAVAYTAGPGLVGALLVGATIGRALAFAWKVPAVPVHHMEGHLLAPMLEENPPEFPFVALLVSGGHTQLISVTGVGEYELLGESIDDAAGEAFDKTAKLLGLDYPGGPMLSKMAQQGTAGRFTFPRPMTDRPGLDFSFSGLKTFAANTIRANPDDAQTRADIARAFEDAVVDTLSIKCKRALDQTGFKRLVIAGGVSANRTLREQMAIMMQKRGGEVFYARPEFCTDNGAMIAYAGMVRLKGGTRGELSVSVRPRWPLAELPAI; encoded by the coding sequence ATGCGAATTCTGGGTATTGAAACGTCGTGCGATGAAACCGGCATCGCAATCTATGATGACGAGGCTGGATTACTGGCTAACCAGCTCTACAGCCAGGTAAAACTGCACGCCGACTATGGTGGTGTGGTGCCGGAACTGGCCTCACGCGATCACGTGCGTAAAACCGTGCCGCTGATTCAGGCGGCGCTGAAAGAAGCGGGTCTGGAGCCGCAGCAGATTGATGCAGTCGCTTACACTGCCGGTCCCGGACTGGTCGGTGCGCTACTGGTCGGCGCCACCATTGGCCGCGCGCTGGCGTTTGCATGGAAAGTGCCTGCCGTGCCGGTTCATCATATGGAAGGGCACCTGCTGGCACCAATGCTGGAAGAGAATCCACCGGAGTTTCCGTTTGTCGCACTGCTGGTGTCCGGCGGGCATACCCAGCTGATTAGCGTCACCGGCGTCGGTGAATATGAATTGCTGGGTGAATCGATCGATGATGCCGCGGGCGAAGCCTTTGATAAGACGGCGAAGCTGCTCGGCCTGGATTATCCGGGCGGGCCGATGCTGTCGAAGATGGCGCAGCAGGGCACGGCGGGGCGTTTCACCTTCCCGCGTCCGATGACCGATCGTCCGGGCCTGGATTTCAGCTTCTCCGGCCTGAAAACCTTTGCTGCTAATACGATTCGCGCCAATCCTGATGATGCGCAGACCCGTGCTGACATCGCCCGCGCCTTTGAAGATGCGGTGGTGGATACGCTGTCGATCAAATGTAAACGCGCGCTGGATCAGACCGGCTTTAAGCGTCTGGTGATTGCCGGGGGCGTCAGCGCTAACCGCACATTGCGCGAGCAGATGGCAATTATGATGCAAAAGCGCGGCGGCGAAGTGTTTTACGCCCGCCCGGAGTTCTGTACCGACAACGGTGCAATGATCGCGTATGCGGGCATGGTGCGGTTAAAAGGCGGAACACGGGGCGAGTTAAGCGTCAGCGTGCGGCCGCGATGGCCGCTGGCGGAGTTGCCCGCGATCTGA